The proteins below come from a single Cupriavidus sp. WKF15 genomic window:
- a CDS encoding MarR family winged helix-turn-helix transcriptional regulator: MHPILKCLSAAALQHTITMKTADSRTSIKAGATGEILRSCLLTRTRQISRVLTALYDDALRPFGINAPQLTLLVMIHELGPIGRAALGRRNHHDRSTLTRNLQPLLAQGWIVEGPPDEDGRTRPLAVTSLGRTLLRDAAPAWSVAQTKATAMLGGSSVEAIMDIGRRLPGPR; this comes from the coding sequence ATGCACCCCATCCTTAAGTGCCTGTCAGCCGCTGCCTTGCAACACACGATCACCATGAAGACCGCAGACTCTCGCACCTCAATAAAGGCCGGCGCAACCGGCGAAATCCTGCGAAGCTGCCTACTTACCCGAACCCGCCAGATATCACGTGTCCTGACCGCGCTCTATGACGACGCCCTCAGACCATTTGGAATCAATGCACCGCAGCTCACGCTGCTAGTGATGATTCATGAACTCGGGCCAATCGGCCGCGCGGCTCTTGGCCGCCGCAACCACCACGACCGCTCTACGCTCACCAGGAATCTGCAGCCGCTGCTGGCACAGGGATGGATCGTCGAAGGACCGCCGGACGAGGATGGCCGTACGCGGCCACTTGCTGTCACGAGTCTGGGCCGGACGTTGCTGCGCGATGCCGCGCCCGCCTGGTCCGTCGCTCAGACCAAAGCCACCGCGATGCTGGGCGGGTCGAGCGTCGAAGCCATCATGGATATTGGCCGCCGCCTGCCCGGACCCAGATAG
- a CDS encoding alpha/beta fold hydrolase — translation MLKTPAKFAFAGVTLAVLMAASLPSVAQPLDTAPPASHTARKAAPARTADISDAALVKSLRGFRNGTAEVNGVRLHYVVGGKGDPLVLLPGWPETWWTFHKLMPTLAQHHTVIAVDLRGMGGSSKPADGYDKKTMARDIHALVKSLGYEKASVAGHDIGSAVAFSYAANFPQATDRLVMLEFPHPDESLLTFQLLPAHGTFGDKLDFAHPYLWIA, via the coding sequence ATGTTGAAAACTCCTGCCAAGTTCGCATTCGCCGGCGTCACGCTGGCCGTCCTGATGGCGGCGTCGCTGCCCAGCGTGGCCCAGCCGCTCGATACGGCCCCGCCCGCATCGCACACTGCCCGCAAGGCTGCGCCAGCGCGCACGGCCGACATCTCTGACGCCGCGTTGGTGAAATCGCTGCGGGGCTTCCGCAATGGCACCGCCGAAGTCAATGGCGTACGTCTGCACTATGTCGTCGGCGGCAAGGGCGATCCATTGGTACTGCTGCCGGGATGGCCGGAGACATGGTGGACGTTCCACAAACTCATGCCAACGCTTGCCCAACACCACACCGTCATCGCCGTGGATCTACGTGGGATGGGCGGATCGTCCAAGCCCGCCGATGGATACGACAAGAAGACGATGGCGCGCGACATCCACGCGCTGGTGAAATCGCTTGGCTATGAAAAGGCCAGTGTCGCGGGCCACGACATCGGCTCTGCCGTGGCGTTCTCGTATGCCGCGAACTTCCCGCAGGCCACCGACCGGCTAGTGATGCTGGAATTTCCACATCCGGACGAAAGCCTGCTGACATTCCAGTTGCTGCCAGCCCATGGCACCTTTGGCGACAAGCTCGATTTCGCGCATCCGTACCTGTGGATTGCCTGA
- a CDS encoding efflux transporter outer membrane subunit — translation MLKLERWAASVLAAAAAVVAGCTTPVGPQSSGVDVAPRWQTLAPAQANADLIESHDDAKVDQQWWSHFHDPALEALVREAIAGNKSLGIARARVEEARAARLQAQSALAPEVNAVASSERGNRGLLTNDKAVTVNQVELSAAWELDLFGRNQARTAQATAILQSTEASEQAVRVALLAEVARTYFELRNLDRQIALTTSNLETQRRTLKLVEAQQRGALVSNFDVQRAAAQTSTTEARVPTLRAARDAAANRLSTLLGRPPGTLQEVAAAPQPSLDGRIVVSAPAAVIATRPDVRVAERRFAASISARKAAVAELFPNISLTALFGVQNATPFSSTPWGIGVGLVQPVLNFGRIRSQIDAADARQTQAFLAYQQTVLDALEDMESAMSAYLNEQARNTSLAAGVAQNRRAAELARTQYRFGYVGLLDVLVAERDLLDAESQQAASDASLRTNLVRIFVAAGGGWEVEQDLH, via the coding sequence ATGCTGAAGCTTGAACGATGGGCTGCCTCTGTCCTTGCTGCCGCTGCGGCTGTCGTAGCGGGTTGCACGACTCCGGTGGGGCCGCAAAGCTCCGGTGTCGACGTCGCGCCGCGCTGGCAGACGCTCGCGCCCGCGCAGGCTAACGCCGACCTGATCGAGAGCCACGACGATGCGAAGGTCGACCAGCAATGGTGGTCGCATTTCCACGACCCCGCGCTGGAGGCGCTGGTCCGTGAGGCGATTGCCGGCAACAAGTCGCTTGGCATTGCGCGGGCACGGGTCGAAGAGGCGCGCGCAGCGCGGCTGCAGGCGCAATCGGCGCTGGCGCCGGAGGTGAACGCCGTAGCGAGCAGCGAGCGCGGCAATCGCGGCCTGCTGACCAATGACAAGGCGGTCACCGTGAACCAGGTGGAGCTGTCGGCGGCGTGGGAACTGGACCTGTTCGGCCGCAACCAGGCCCGCACGGCACAGGCGACGGCGATCCTCCAGTCCACCGAGGCCAGTGAGCAGGCCGTGCGTGTTGCGTTGCTGGCGGAGGTGGCGCGCACTTACTTCGAATTGCGCAACCTGGACCGGCAAATTGCGCTGACGACCAGCAACCTGGAGACCCAGCGCAGGACGCTGAAACTGGTCGAAGCCCAGCAACGCGGCGCGCTGGTGAGCAACTTCGACGTCCAGCGCGCGGCGGCGCAGACCTCCACGACCGAGGCGCGCGTGCCGACGCTGCGCGCAGCGCGGGACGCGGCGGCCAACCGGCTATCGACGCTGCTCGGCAGGCCGCCGGGCACCTTGCAGGAAGTCGCGGCCGCGCCACAGCCGTCACTCGACGGGCGCATCGTCGTCTCGGCGCCGGCCGCCGTGATCGCCACGCGACCGGATGTACGCGTAGCGGAACGCCGCTTCGCCGCGTCGATCTCCGCACGCAAGGCGGCGGTCGCGGAACTGTTCCCGAACATTTCGCTGACCGCTTTATTCGGCGTACAGAATGCGACGCCGTTCTCGTCGACACCCTGGGGGATCGGAGTCGGGCTGGTGCAGCCGGTACTGAACTTCGGGCGCATCCGGTCGCAGATCGATGCGGCCGACGCGCGCCAGACGCAAGCGTTCCTGGCCTACCAGCAGACCGTGCTCGACGCACTGGAGGATATGGAAAGTGCGATGTCGGCCTACCTGAACGAGCAGGCGCGCAATACGTCGCTCGCCGCAGGCGTGGCGCAGAACCGGCGCGCAGCCGAACTGGCGCGAACACAGTACCGTTTCGGCTATGTCGGCCTGCTGGACGTGCTGGTAGCCGAACGTGACCTGCTCGACGCGGAATCGCAGCAGGCCGCATCGGATGCGAGCCTGCGGACGAACCTCGTGCGAATCTTCGTTGCTGCGGGCGGTGGTTGGGAGGTTGAACAAGATCTCCACTAG
- a CDS encoding alpha/beta hydrolase has product MPEKLLAGRVRIVQDWLFKYLLVDENAIDARDRAVYERAYNSAEAIRASNGWYRSFTQDIADSKTYPKLEAPVLAMGGPAYRWMSKVIPPKASNLTTVNLEDTGHFVHEERPELVAKAITEFLERNRQ; this is encoded by the coding sequence TTGCCTGAGAAGCTGCTCGCCGGACGCGTCCGGATCGTACAGGACTGGCTGTTCAAGTACTTACTCGTCGACGAGAACGCCATCGATGCGCGCGATCGAGCAGTATATGAGCGCGCTTACAACAGCGCGGAAGCCATTCGCGCCAGCAACGGCTGGTACCGGAGCTTCACCCAAGACATCGCCGACAGCAAGACATACCCAAAGCTGGAGGCACCAGTTCTGGCGATGGGCGGTCCAGCCTATCGCTGGATGAGCAAGGTAATTCCCCCCAAGGCGTCCAACCTGACAACCGTGAACCTGGAAGACACAGGCCACTTCGTCCACGAAGAACGTCCCGAACTCGTCGCGAAGGCAATCACCGAATTTCTGGAACGCAATCGCCAATAG
- a CDS encoding multidrug efflux RND transporter permease subunit codes for MNLSKFFVDRPNFAAVISILIFLAGVLAIPKLPISEYPEVVPPSVVVRAQFPGANPKVIAETVATPLEEQINGVENMLYMSSQAASDGVLTLTVTFKLGTNPDLATQLVQNRVNEALPRLPEVTRQLGVSTVKSSPDLTMVVHLISPSDRYDNLYLRNYALLNVKDELAKIPGIGQIKLYGSGNYAMRVWLNPQKIAERNMNPDEVVAAIRKQNIQVAAGVVGGPPYKDNVEIQLPVNVQGRLADVDQFENIIVKREAGVVTYLKDVARVEMGASEYALRALLENKQALAMVIFQTPGANAIDISNNVRAKMAELNKRFPDGLEYRIAYDPTTFVRDSIKAVIHTLLEAIALVVLVVIVFLQTWRAAIIPLLAVPVSVVGTFAVMLGFGFSINALSLFGLVLAIGIVVDDAIVVVENVERNIATGLRPREATIKAMQEVTGPIIAIALVLCAVFVPIAFISGLTGQFYRQFALTIAISTVISAFNSLTLSPALSALLLRSHDAPKDRLTRLMDRWLGGFFSRFNRVFSRGGESYGGGVKRALQHKRGSMVFYALLLAATVLGFVRVPAGFVPIQDKGYLVNLVRLPEGATLDRTEAVVRQMGDVALKAPGVRTAVQLPGLSINGFINSPSSAVVFVGEQSFEELHKQGTTGPAMAASLQKQFASIRDAFIAVFPPPPVQGLGNTGGFKLQIEDRGDAGYQALSKVVNTVLEKARKAPELAGVYTNYNVSTPQIYADVDRTRAAQLGVDVDDVFKTMQIYLGSLYVNDFNKFGRTYQVIAQGDKDFRSKRDDILGLKVRNVEGRMVPLGAVVTLSDTSGPDSASRYNAYRSADINGRAAPGYSTGQAQAAITRILNDTLPGDMAFEWTELAYQQILAGNTALIVFPICILLVFLVLTAQYESPFVPLAIILIVPMCLFSAIAGVWLTGGENNLFTQIGFFVLIGLACKNAILICEFARELEIQGKATLAAAIEAAHLRLRPILMTSIAFIMGVLPLVLSHGAGAEMRHAMGVAVFFGMIGVTFFGLFLTPVFYVLIRKLEKRITRKERVQQHAEA; via the coding sequence ATGAATCTGTCCAAGTTCTTTGTCGACCGCCCCAACTTCGCGGCGGTCATCTCGATCCTTATCTTCCTTGCCGGTGTGCTGGCCATTCCGAAGCTGCCGATTTCCGAGTATCCGGAAGTCGTGCCGCCGTCGGTGGTCGTGCGCGCGCAGTTCCCCGGCGCCAACCCCAAGGTCATCGCCGAAACCGTGGCTACGCCGCTTGAGGAGCAAATTAACGGCGTTGAGAACATGCTGTACATGTCCTCGCAGGCGGCCAGCGATGGCGTGCTGACACTGACCGTAACGTTCAAGCTGGGCACGAACCCGGACCTCGCCACGCAACTGGTGCAGAACCGCGTCAACGAAGCGCTCCCGCGCCTGCCAGAGGTGACGCGTCAGCTCGGCGTCAGCACGGTCAAGAGTTCGCCGGACCTGACGATGGTCGTGCACCTCATTTCGCCGTCGGACCGCTATGACAATCTTTATCTCCGCAACTACGCCCTGCTGAACGTCAAGGACGAACTGGCGAAGATTCCAGGCATCGGACAAATCAAGCTGTACGGTTCGGGCAACTATGCCATGCGCGTCTGGCTCAATCCGCAAAAGATTGCCGAGCGCAACATGAATCCCGACGAGGTCGTGGCCGCGATTCGCAAGCAGAACATTCAGGTTGCGGCGGGCGTGGTGGGCGGGCCGCCGTACAAGGACAACGTCGAGATCCAGTTGCCCGTGAACGTGCAGGGCCGCCTGGCCGACGTGGACCAGTTCGAGAACATCATCGTCAAGCGCGAGGCGGGCGTGGTCACCTACCTGAAGGACGTGGCCCGGGTGGAAATGGGCGCCAGCGAGTACGCGCTGCGCGCGTTGCTCGAGAACAAGCAGGCGCTGGCAATGGTGATCTTCCAGACGCCGGGCGCGAACGCCATCGACATCTCGAACAATGTCCGCGCCAAGATGGCCGAACTCAACAAGCGCTTCCCCGATGGCCTGGAGTACCGCATTGCCTACGACCCGACCACGTTCGTGCGCGATTCGATCAAGGCAGTCATCCATACGCTGCTCGAAGCCATCGCGCTGGTGGTCCTGGTGGTGATCGTCTTTCTGCAGACCTGGCGCGCGGCCATCATTCCGCTGCTCGCTGTGCCCGTATCCGTGGTGGGCACATTCGCGGTGATGCTCGGGTTTGGCTTCTCGATCAATGCGTTGTCGCTGTTCGGGCTGGTCTTGGCGATCGGCATCGTCGTGGATGACGCGATCGTGGTGGTCGAGAACGTCGAGCGGAACATCGCCACGGGCCTGCGGCCGCGCGAAGCCACCATCAAGGCGATGCAGGAGGTGACGGGGCCGATCATCGCCATCGCACTGGTGCTTTGCGCGGTCTTCGTGCCCATCGCGTTCATCAGCGGCCTTACCGGTCAGTTCTATCGCCAGTTCGCGCTGACAATCGCGATCTCAACCGTGATCTCGGCGTTCAACTCGCTGACACTGTCGCCGGCATTGTCCGCCTTGCTGCTGCGCTCGCACGATGCGCCCAAGGACCGTCTGACGCGCCTGATGGACCGCTGGCTCGGTGGCTTCTTCAGCCGCTTTAACCGCGTCTTCAGCCGGGGAGGGGAGTCCTATGGCGGTGGCGTGAAGCGAGCGCTTCAGCACAAGCGCGGGTCCATGGTCTTCTACGCGTTGCTGCTGGCGGCCACGGTACTTGGCTTCGTCCGGGTGCCCGCCGGCTTCGTGCCAATCCAGGACAAGGGCTATCTGGTCAACCTGGTTCGCTTGCCGGAAGGGGCGACGCTGGACCGCACCGAAGCCGTGGTCCGGCAGATGGGCGACGTGGCGTTGAAGGCGCCTGGTGTTCGCACCGCCGTGCAGTTGCCGGGATTGTCGATCAACGGGTTCATCAACAGCCCGTCCTCCGCCGTGGTGTTTGTCGGGGAACAGTCGTTTGAGGAGCTGCACAAGCAGGGAACGACAGGACCGGCGATGGCCGCCAGCCTGCAGAAGCAGTTCGCGTCGATCCGCGATGCTTTCATCGCCGTGTTCCCGCCGCCGCCCGTGCAAGGGCTCGGCAACACCGGAGGCTTCAAGCTGCAGATCGAGGACCGTGGCGACGCCGGCTACCAGGCGCTCAGCAAGGTAGTTAACACCGTGCTGGAGAAGGCACGCAAGGCGCCCGAGCTGGCGGGGGTGTACACCAACTACAACGTCTCCACGCCGCAGATCTATGCAGACGTGGACCGTACCCGCGCTGCGCAGCTCGGTGTGGATGTGGATGATGTGTTCAAGACCATGCAGATCTACCTTGGCTCGCTCTACGTGAACGACTTCAACAAGTTCGGCCGCACGTACCAGGTGATCGCGCAGGGCGACAAGGACTTCCGCTCGAAGCGCGATGACATCCTCGGTCTGAAGGTGCGCAACGTCGAAGGCAGGATGGTGCCGCTGGGAGCCGTGGTGACGCTCAGCGACACCAGCGGCCCTGACAGCGCCTCGCGCTACAACGCCTACCGCTCCGCCGACATCAATGGGCGCGCGGCGCCCGGCTACTCCACCGGACAGGCGCAGGCGGCGATCACGCGCATCCTGAATGACACGCTGCCCGGCGACATGGCCTTCGAATGGACCGAGCTGGCCTACCAGCAGATCCTGGCGGGCAACACCGCGCTGATCGTGTTCCCGATCTGCATTCTGTTGGTGTTCCTTGTGCTGACCGCGCAGTACGAAAGCCCGTTCGTGCCGCTGGCCATCATCCTGATCGTGCCGATGTGCCTCTTCTCGGCCATCGCGGGGGTCTGGTTGACCGGCGGGGAGAACAACCTCTTCACGCAGATAGGGTTCTTTGTGCTGATAGGACTGGCGTGCAAGAACGCGATCCTGATATGCGAGTTCGCCCGGGAACTGGAAATACAGGGCAAGGCCACGCTTGCGGCAGCCATCGAGGCCGCACACCTGCGCCTGCGGCCGATCCTGATGACGTCGATTGCCTTCATCATGGGGGTACTCCCTCTGGTGCTGTCGCACGGTGCCGGCGCCGAGATGCGCCACGCGATGGGCGTGGCCGTTTTCTTCGGCATGATCGGCGTCACGTTCTTTGGCCTGTTCCTGACGCCGGTCTTCTATGTCCTGATCCGTAAACTGGAAAAGCGCATCACGCGGAAGGAAAGGGTGCAGCAGCATGCTGAAGCTTGA
- a CDS encoding helix-turn-helix domain-containing protein, protein MHRKTFTGMNCSVAGALEQVGEWWSLLIVRECMMGTTRFDDFQQRLGIARNVLTTRLNTLIEHGVLAKVVAEGAERRTEYRLTEKGEALYPIIVGLMQWGDEWCSKRTPIRLVEDRTGEPVEPVSLRVGPRTLGLRDVRMEAGEGATERTAEIIDARNKSILGK, encoded by the coding sequence ATGCACCGCAAGACTTTCACAGGGATGAACTGCTCCGTGGCTGGCGCGCTGGAGCAGGTCGGCGAATGGTGGAGCTTGCTCATCGTGCGAGAGTGCATGATGGGCACCACGCGCTTTGACGACTTCCAGCAGCGCCTGGGTATCGCGCGAAACGTGCTGACCACGCGGCTGAACACCCTAATTGAGCACGGTGTGCTGGCGAAGGTGGTAGCCGAGGGCGCTGAACGGCGCACCGAGTACCGGCTGACGGAAAAGGGAGAGGCGCTCTATCCGATAATCGTAGGGCTGATGCAATGGGGCGACGAATGGTGCAGCAAGCGGACGCCTATCCGTCTCGTCGAGGATAGAACCGGCGAACCGGTCGAACCGGTCAGCTTGCGCGTGGGTCCACGCACGCTGGGCTTGCGCGACGTGCGCATGGAAGCCGGCGAGGGTGCGACGGAGCGAACGGCCGAGATCATCGACGCCCGTAATAAGTCCATACTCGGCAAATAG
- a CDS encoding efflux RND transporter periplasmic adaptor subunit: MADRQNGRAGRRRWLLAGGVLVVTAGTLVATMALKTSGAATAPAAAAPEVFVKTLAPENIRVWANFSGRLNAVDEALVRPEVGGKIVEVRVRDGQTVKAGDVMFVIDPRPYGAAVARARADLASARARAEFAAAERERAKGLIDADAIPLSLHDQRTNEDRMAKAAVLAAEAALRQAEINLDYAYVKAPIAGRISRAEVTVGNLVQPGANAPVLTRIVSNDGIYADFDVDEQAYVQSIHRYAETQKKEQHIPVEMRVQGDTERIYPGVIYTFDNKIDTRSGTIRARAKFENRDGALVPGMFVSIGLAGSGDTSALVVPDVAVGSDQSKKFVYVVGQDNKVAYRAVYLGAGLDGRHVVASGLKPGERVIARGLQFVKPEAVVTPKELAEDDVKTAATTAARGAE, from the coding sequence ATGGCAGACAGACAGAACGGCCGGGCCGGCAGGCGGCGATGGCTATTGGCAGGTGGGGTACTGGTCGTGACGGCCGGCACGCTGGTCGCAACGATGGCATTGAAGACCTCGGGCGCGGCAACAGCCCCGGCGGCCGCCGCGCCCGAGGTCTTCGTGAAGACACTGGCGCCTGAGAACATACGCGTCTGGGCCAACTTCTCCGGTCGCCTCAATGCGGTGGACGAGGCGCTGGTTCGGCCTGAAGTGGGCGGCAAGATCGTGGAAGTCCGTGTGCGCGACGGGCAAACGGTGAAGGCGGGCGATGTGATGTTCGTGATCGATCCGCGTCCCTATGGCGCAGCTGTGGCCCGTGCCCGCGCCGACCTGGCGTCGGCCCGTGCGCGCGCCGAGTTCGCGGCCGCCGAGCGTGAGCGCGCCAAGGGCCTGATCGACGCCGACGCGATCCCGCTGAGCCTGCACGACCAGCGCACCAACGAAGACCGCATGGCCAAGGCGGCCGTGCTGGCGGCCGAAGCCGCGTTGCGCCAGGCCGAGATCAATCTCGACTATGCCTACGTCAAGGCGCCGATCGCCGGCCGCATCAGCCGGGCGGAAGTCACCGTCGGCAACCTGGTCCAGCCCGGCGCGAATGCGCCCGTGCTGACCCGCATCGTGTCGAACGACGGCATCTATGCCGACTTCGATGTTGACGAACAGGCCTATGTCCAGTCGATTCACCGTTATGCCGAGACCCAAAAAAAGGAGCAGCACATCCCGGTGGAAATGCGTGTGCAGGGCGACACGGAGCGCATCTACCCAGGTGTGATCTACACGTTCGACAACAAGATCGACACCCGCAGCGGGACGATCCGCGCGCGGGCGAAGTTCGAGAACCGCGACGGGGCGCTCGTCCCCGGCATGTTCGTCTCGATCGGGCTGGCTGGTAGTGGCGACACGTCCGCGCTGGTGGTGCCGGATGTGGCCGTTGGCAGCGACCAGAGCAAGAAGTTCGTGTACGTGGTGGGCCAGGACAACAAGGTGGCTTATCGCGCAGTCTATCTCGGGGCCGGGCTCGATGGCAGGCATGTGGTCGCGAGCGGCCTCAAGCCCGGCGAGCGTGTGATTGCGCGCGGGCTGCAGTTCGTGAAGCCCGAGGCGGTGGTCACGCCGAAGGAACTGGCTGAAGATGATGTGAAGACCGCCGCCACGACGGCAGCACGCGGGGCGGAGTAG
- a CDS encoding MFS transporter translates to MDKRLIVLASGMFAIGTDSFVVAGVLSQVSASLGVSVVLAGQMVTLYAISYALLSPIIAAAAAHWPRKQLLLTGLAVFVVGNVVTAVAPNIELVLASRLIAGLGAAMFSPTATATGASLVPPEQRGRALAIVIGGLSSATALGAPLGTFIGGALDWRATMWFVAAVGTLAGLGVAWRLPEIPTPPAISLSRRLAPLADTRVLLTLLTTWMIYAGLFLVYTYIGLSFDRATGGDPRVLAALLLLWGVAATAGNFAAGRLTDRYGSRRIINAAIAVLVIDFALLPLTSASLVTAVPALIVWGVCGWGVLVPQQHRLISITPAASPLLLGLNSAAIYVGVSMSGVIGGAAIAWFDRHALGLVGAGFLAVALFVAEWARQRIARPEAGPAGVVAATPGSAN, encoded by the coding sequence ATGGATAAACGTCTTATCGTTCTGGCCAGCGGCATGTTCGCGATTGGCACGGACAGCTTCGTGGTTGCCGGCGTGCTTTCGCAGGTCTCGGCCTCGCTTGGCGTATCGGTGGTGCTGGCCGGCCAGATGGTGACGCTGTATGCGATCAGCTATGCGCTGCTGTCGCCCATCATCGCTGCAGCGGCAGCGCATTGGCCGCGCAAGCAGTTGCTGCTCACGGGTCTCGCCGTGTTCGTGGTGGGCAACGTGGTGACCGCTGTGGCGCCGAACATCGAACTCGTGCTGGCCAGCCGACTCATTGCGGGCCTGGGCGCGGCCATGTTCAGCCCGACCGCGACGGCAACTGGCGCGTCGTTGGTGCCGCCCGAGCAGCGTGGGCGCGCGCTCGCCATCGTGATCGGCGGTCTGTCCAGTGCAACGGCGCTGGGCGCGCCGCTGGGCACCTTCATCGGCGGCGCGCTGGACTGGCGCGCGACGATGTGGTTCGTGGCCGCCGTCGGCACGCTGGCCGGACTGGGCGTAGCGTGGCGCTTGCCGGAGATCCCGACGCCGCCGGCCATCAGCCTGTCGCGCCGCCTTGCACCGCTGGCGGATACTCGCGTGCTGCTGACTCTGCTGACCACCTGGATGATCTATGCGGGCCTCTTCCTCGTCTACACCTACATCGGCCTGAGCTTCGACCGCGCCACCGGCGGAGACCCGCGCGTGCTGGCGGCCTTGCTGCTGCTGTGGGGCGTGGCGGCGACCGCCGGCAATTTCGCCGCCGGCCGCCTGACCGATCGCTACGGCAGCCGCCGCATCATCAACGCCGCCATTGCCGTACTGGTCATCGACTTCGCCCTGTTGCCGCTGACGTCGGCATCGCTGGTGACCGCGGTCCCAGCTCTGATCGTCTGGGGCGTGTGCGGCTGGGGCGTGCTGGTCCCGCAGCAGCACCGGCTCATCAGTATCACGCCGGCTGCCTCGCCGCTGCTGTTGGGGCTGAATTCGGCGGCGATCTACGTCGGCGTATCGATGTCAGGCGTCATCGGCGGCGCGGCTATCGCCTGGTTCGACCGTCATGCCCTTGGCCTCGTGGGTGCGGGCTTTCTGGCGGTAGCGTTGTTTGTCGCCGAATGGGCACGACAGCGGATCGCCCGCCCGGAAGCGGGACCGGCCGGCGTGGTCGCCGCCACACCCGGTTCGGCGAACTGA
- a CDS encoding alpha/beta hydrolase: MTTKSTVRSALRFAATAGAAALAATLFIGNAHAAVPQPVSPEIGFVQVNPDIKLRRLVIRNANARGTVLFLHGFPETLYAWKDIASSLGQNYEVHAFDWPGYGESSRPGADRFAYSPKDYAKVLKDYIATAGIDKHHLVIYATDIGALPALLAAIDDTAIAKRIVVGDFAPFNRPQFMQERLQGLKDPATADAIHAAFNRTRDEILQNAFTRGLPESSRYELTPEFKADIARGWQNGALTSADAFYHYYSHFTRDQDYFEANLGKLKTPVSVIWGEKDIYIRKEMGEELAGRASLDMKVLPGLGHYMHLQDKAATISEVQAAFDAR; this comes from the coding sequence ATGACAACGAAATCCACAGTTCGCAGCGCGCTCCGATTCGCGGCCACCGCGGGCGCAGCGGCGCTGGCCGCCACGCTGTTCATTGGCAACGCCCACGCAGCGGTGCCTCAACCTGTATCGCCGGAAATTGGCTTCGTCCAGGTCAACCCCGATATCAAGCTGAGGCGCCTGGTCATACGCAATGCCAATGCAAGGGGCACGGTGCTGTTCCTGCATGGGTTCCCCGAGACGCTGTACGCGTGGAAGGACATCGCCTCCTCCCTGGGCCAGAACTATGAAGTCCACGCGTTCGACTGGCCGGGCTATGGCGAGTCCTCCCGTCCCGGCGCTGACAGGTTTGCCTACTCACCTAAAGACTATGCAAAGGTGCTCAAGGACTACATCGCCACGGCGGGAATCGACAAGCACCATCTGGTGATCTACGCGACGGACATTGGCGCGCTGCCGGCTCTGCTGGCGGCCATCGACGACACGGCCATCGCAAAGCGCATCGTTGTCGGCGACTTTGCGCCGTTCAACCGGCCGCAGTTCATGCAGGAGCGCCTGCAAGGGCTCAAGGATCCCGCCACCGCGGATGCGATTCATGCCGCCTTCAACCGCACACGCGACGAGATCCTGCAGAACGCCTTTACCCGCGGACTTCCCGAGTCCTCACGCTATGAGTTGACACCGGAATTCAAGGCCGACATCGCCCGTGGATGGCAAAACGGTGCCTTGACCTCTGCCGATGCGTTCTACCACTACTACTCTCATTTCACGCGTGACCAGGACTATTTCGAAGCGAACCTGGGCAAACTTAAGACGCCTGTCAGCGTGATCTGGGGCGAGAAGGACATCTATATTCGCAAGGAGATGGGCGAGGAATTGGCAGGACGCGCAAGCCTTGACATGAAGGTCTTGCCCGGTCTTGGCCACTATATGCACCTCCAGGACAAGGCTGCGACGATTTCAGAAGTACAGGCCGCGTTCGATGCGCGGTAA